Proteins encoded by one window of Bacillales bacterium:
- the cysC gene encoding adenylyl-sulfate kinase, translated as MVSESTNITWHEAKVTKHDRRKMNGHKSAVLWFTGLSGAGKSTLAVEVEKELHRRGVHSYILDGDNIRHGLNKNLGFTPEDRKENIRRIGEVAKLFVDAGVVTLSAFISPYQEDRDGVRELLEKDEFIEIYVKCDVGECERRDPKGLYEKARAGEIKNFTGISAPYEAPEKPELMVETDRQSIEQSVAQVINYLESEGFLQ; from the coding sequence ATGGTTTCGGAATCGACAAACATTACTTGGCACGAGGCAAAGGTAACAAAGCACGACAGGAGAAAGATGAACGGCCACAAAAGTGCGGTTCTATGGTTCACCGGGCTTTCGGGAGCCGGAAAATCGACGCTCGCGGTTGAAGTCGAAAAGGAATTGCATCGCCGCGGCGTCCATTCGTACATTTTGGACGGTGACAACATTCGCCACGGATTGAACAAGAATCTCGGGTTCACTCCGGAAGACCGCAAAGAAAACATTCGCCGAATCGGCGAAGTGGCGAAACTTTTCGTCGATGCGGGGGTCGTCACGCTCAGCGCCTTCATCTCTCCTTATCAAGAAGATCGCGATGGCGTGAGAGAACTGCTCGAAAAAGATGAATTCATCGAAATTTACGTGAAATGCGATGTCGGCGAATGCGAACGCAGGGATCCGAAAGGGTTGTACGAAAAAGCGAGGGCCGGCGAAATCAAGAATTTTACCGGAATCAGCGCTCCTTACGAAGCGCCCGAGAAACCGGAATTGATGGTCGAAACCGATCGCCAGTCGATCGAACAGTCAGTCGCACAGGTGATCAACTACTTAGAGAGTGAAGGGTTTCTGCAATAA
- a CDS encoding WecB/TagA/CpsF family glycosyltransferase, whose translation MHLKTVNLMGMNFINTDMEQLVDHLDGRLAQSENIFLVTANTEIVMHARKNRDYYSIVDTADLVTPDGVGVVIGSKIIGNPIQQRLTGFDLMMQLLSLCCEKQYTVYFLGASPEVIERAVERVKREQPDLEIAGYHHGYFNGEEEAIAFEIRKCEPDIVFVGLGVPKQEQWIAKYRKLFKKGLFIGVGGSFDVLAGEVRRAPVAWQKLNIEWLYRLIQRPSRWKRMTVLPIFLLKTVKARVLRKNL comes from the coding sequence GTGCACTTGAAAACAGTTAATCTCATGGGCATGAATTTCATCAACACCGATATGGAACAACTCGTGGATCATCTCGACGGAAGGTTGGCGCAGTCGGAAAATATTTTTCTCGTTACCGCCAATACGGAAATCGTCATGCATGCCCGAAAAAACCGTGATTATTATTCGATCGTCGATACGGCTGACCTCGTGACGCCTGACGGAGTCGGCGTCGTCATCGGTTCGAAAATTATCGGAAATCCGATTCAGCAGCGGTTGACCGGGTTTGATTTGATGATGCAGCTGCTGTCGTTATGCTGCGAGAAACAATACACGGTTTATTTCCTCGGAGCCAGCCCCGAAGTGATCGAGCGGGCGGTGGAACGCGTAAAGCGCGAACAGCCGGATCTCGAAATTGCGGGGTATCACCACGGGTATTTCAACGGGGAAGAAGAAGCGATCGCTTTTGAAATTCGTAAGTGCGAACCAGACATCGTCTTCGTCGGCCTCGGCGTACCCAAACAAGAGCAATGGATCGCCAAATACCGAAAGCTGTTCAAAAAAGGGTTGTTCATCGGTGTCGGCGGCAGTTTCGACGTGTTAGCCGGAGAGGTGAGGCGGGCGCCCGTTGCTTGGCAGAAATTGAACATCGAATGGCTGTATCGGCTGATTCAACGTCCGTCGCGGTGGAAACGAATGACCGTATTACCTATTTTCCTCTTAAAGACGGTCAAGGCGAGAGTTTTGCGAAAAAATCTTTAG
- the tagD gene encoding glycerol-3-phosphate cytidylyltransferase: protein MKKVLTYGTFDLLHWGHINLLQRAKSLGDYLIVAVSTDEFNALKNKEAYYSYENRKTILESIRYVDEVIPENSWDQKIQDVKEHDVDLFVMGDDWKGHFDFLKDYCEVVYLPRTVGISSTKIKRDLLTAKNG from the coding sequence ATGAAGAAAGTATTGACGTACGGTACGTTTGATTTGCTCCACTGGGGCCACATTAATTTGCTGCAACGCGCGAAAAGTCTTGGAGACTATTTGATCGTGGCGGTATCGACGGACGAATTTAATGCTTTGAAAAATAAAGAAGCCTATTACAGCTACGAAAATCGAAAAACGATTCTTGAATCCATCCGTTACGTGGATGAAGTCATTCCCGAAAATTCCTGGGACCAAAAAATCCAGGACGTCAAGGAACATGACGTTGACCTATTCGTGATGGGGGATGATTGGAAAGGTCACTTCGACTTCTTGAAGGATTATTGCGAAGTCGTATATTTGCCGCGAACGGTCGGTATTTCTTCCACGAAAATCAAACGGGACTTGTTGACGGCGAAAAATGGTTAA
- a CDS encoding CDP-glycerol glycerophosphotransferase family protein: MVKETIITLYLQVCKVMFAFFKTFRLKRKVTFLTSFGQNSIYVLEEMKRRGVACEVVFLYEKTCPYVLDSVEGVRALRLDSGNPIDWLRSIYHMATSKTIILDNYFAILSAFEFREGVECIQLWHAAGAIKKFGLKDRSVPKRRKQAIRRFRKVYERFHKVAVGSEAMAEIFTEAFDLPPENMIRTGVPRTDLFFDSEKIERITEQLRNANPALQDKKVILYAPTFRDGQRDGFECRLDFDSMERALKDTHVLLLRFHPTVTRRNDYERTHPGFVFDYSDHPDVNELLLITDVLVTDYSSIPYEFSLLRRPMIFFTKDQQEYKRQRGYFGDYESIVPGPVTNDTKSVIELLLKGEFDMGRIERFSQLWNRYSTGQSSKNVVDYLVEGGKQAEWSARERKEPVF; encoded by the coding sequence ATGGTTAAAGAAACGATCATCACCTTGTATTTGCAAGTGTGCAAGGTGATGTTTGCCTTTTTTAAAACCTTCCGGTTGAAACGCAAGGTGACTTTTCTGACCTCTTTCGGCCAAAACAGCATTTACGTATTGGAGGAAATGAAACGGCGGGGCGTCGCTTGTGAAGTCGTTTTTTTATACGAAAAAACGTGTCCGTATGTGCTCGATTCCGTTGAAGGCGTTCGTGCCCTTCGTTTAGATTCGGGAAATCCGATCGATTGGCTGCGGTCGATCTACCATATGGCGACGTCCAAGACGATCATTTTGGATAATTATTTCGCGATTTTGTCGGCGTTTGAATTTCGGGAAGGCGTGGAATGTATACAGTTGTGGCACGCGGCCGGCGCGATTAAGAAATTCGGCTTGAAGGACCGCTCCGTGCCGAAACGCCGGAAACAAGCGATTCGCAGGTTCCGCAAAGTGTACGAACGCTTTCACAAAGTGGCTGTCGGCTCGGAAGCGATGGCTGAAATTTTTACCGAAGCTTTTGATTTGCCGCCTGAAAACATGATCAGGACGGGAGTTCCACGAACGGATCTTTTTTTCGACTCGGAAAAAATCGAGCGCATCACGGAGCAGCTGCGGAATGCGAATCCGGCTTTGCAGGACAAAAAAGTCATTTTATACGCGCCGACTTTTCGTGACGGCCAACGAGATGGTTTTGAATGCCGTTTGGATTTCGACTCGATGGAACGGGCATTGAAGGACACCCACGTATTGTTGCTGCGCTTTCATCCAACGGTCACCCGCCGAAACGACTACGAACGAACACATCCGGGCTTTGTTTTCGATTATTCCGACCATCCGGACGTAAACGAGCTCTTGTTGATTACCGATGTTCTCGTTACCGATTACTCCTCAATTCCTTATGAATTTTCGTTGTTGCGCCGGCCGATGATTTTCTTTACGAAAGATCAGCAGGAATACAAGCGGCAGAGAGGCTATTTCGGGGATTACGAATCGATCGTTCCCGGGCCGGTAACGAATGACACAAAGTCGGTCATCGAACTCTTGCTTAAAGGCGAGTTCGACATGGGGCGCATTGAGAGGTTTTCACAACTATGGAACCGGTATTCCACCGGGCAATCCAGCAAAAACGTGGTTGATTATCTTGTCGAAGGCGGGAAACAAGCCGAATGGAGCGCCCGCGAGCGGAAGGAACCGGTTTTCTGA
- a CDS encoding ABC transporter permease: MKSMVTVIQEQFKSFYLICRLSFFEIKIENNKNYLGMFWEILSPMILIAIYWFVFGTGLRSGETIRGDVPFLPWMLAGIVVWFFANPAILHGTKSIYNRIKMISKMNFPMSVIPTYVIMSKFYTHLLLVAVIFIILQFFGFFPSLYLVQLPYFMFAAFVLLFGICLVTSTISVIIPDIQKFIQATLRMLLYLSPILWDPAKFVNSDYSYVPFIMKLNPLYYVVEGYRHSLLGDQWYLVQHWQYTIYFWVFVIAVMLFGASMHVKFRNRFIEYI, encoded by the coding sequence ATGAAATCGATGGTTACGGTCATTCAAGAACAATTCAAGAGCTTTTATTTGATTTGCCGCCTGTCTTTTTTTGAGATCAAAATTGAAAATAACAAAAACTACCTCGGGATGTTCTGGGAAATTCTCAGCCCGATGATTTTGATTGCGATTTATTGGTTCGTTTTCGGTACCGGGTTGCGAAGCGGCGAAACGATTCGCGGGGACGTTCCGTTTTTGCCCTGGATGCTGGCGGGCATCGTCGTTTGGTTTTTTGCCAATCCGGCGATTTTGCACGGGACGAAATCGATTTACAACCGGATCAAGATGATTTCAAAGATGAATTTTCCGATGAGCGTCATTCCGACGTACGTCATCATGTCGAAATTTTATACGCATTTGTTGTTGGTCGCTGTCATTTTTATTATTTTACAGTTTTTCGGTTTCTTCCCGTCGCTTTATCTCGTGCAGCTGCCTTATTTCATGTTCGCAGCATTCGTTTTGCTGTTCGGCATTTGTTTGGTAACGTCGACGATTTCTGTCATCATTCCGGACATCCAGAAGTTCATTCAAGCGACGTTGCGCATGCTGCTTTACTTGTCGCCGATATTATGGGATCCGGCGAAATTTGTGAATTCCGATTACTCATACGTTCCGTTTATCATGAAATTAAATCCTTTGTATTACGTTGTTGAAGGATACCGGCACTCGCTGCTTGGGGACCAGTGGTATCTCGTGCAGCATTGGCAATACACGATTTACTTTTGGGTGTTTGTCATCGCCGTCATGCTGTTCGGAGCGTCGATGCACGTCAAATTCCGCAACCGTTTCATCGAATATATTTAA